One window from the genome of Triticum urartu cultivar G1812 unplaced genomic scaffold, Tu2.1 TuUngrouped_contig_1502, whole genome shotgun sequence encodes:
- the LOC125526709 gene encoding uncharacterized protein LOC125526709, with product MAAEEGATKTFLVQSEDGMNFVVSDLEASQSWVIDGDTVCYDGKPIRVDVGGKTLTKVFQYCKKHAYSDGYDVSAWDAKFIAKFIGDPGLETLYDLILASNELKIEGLLALTCQTLGNKIKGKSPHEICDILNIRGVFTPQLHEEHSSGSCASHTALAAMGIIANWWNLELKLVDKALQALHIVRCQEFTGYEPKINGLVRHRFNDFNLAFFDLDKETSFSRGPPLNNKTPTRESVVRSCVNVVSLKVRESDVGFPVDIFGTVVARDSVDYRCVYLFRRERDDPQHISSPDDMLSLTDPCRGLVPGSSVYFEIDLKIKCDGCADKDFSKGMVEFDSVHLCEGKVTMTLGLGSWLSWVELLCAQVYWPVEATIEINVLKGPCNISKVAASTPGNFKDHIILYEAAGGPTVIGDGGSVPLNRRVVAVTREQKLALFIVGGDALEHLALTLGHSQEMVNRRMCCAEVEVKVAWTAVPIRKRSNMIKVVANQRLLL from the exons ATGGCGGCGGAGGAGGGGGCGACGAAGACGTTCCTAGTCCAGAGCGAGGACGGCATGAATTTCGTGGTGTCGGACCTGGAGGCGAGCCAATCCTGGGTCATCGATGGCGACACCGTCTGCTACGACGGCAAGCCCATCCGCGTCGACGTCGGCGGCAAAACACTCACCAAGGTTTTCCAGTACTGCAAGAAGCACGCCTACTCCGACGGCTACGATGTCAGCGCTTGGGACGCCAAGTTCATCGCCAAGTTCATCGGCGACCCGGGCCTCGAGACACTATACGATCTCATCCTG GCTTCCAACGAACTTAAAATCGAAGGACTGCTTGCACTGACCTGTCAGACTCTCGGCAATAAGATTAAGGGCAAGTCGCCACATGAGATCTGTGATATACTAAACATCAGGGGTGTCTTCACTCCGCAATTACATGAAGAGCATTCAAGTGGATCTTGTGCTAGCCACACG GCTTTGGCAGCTATGGGAATCATTGCAAATTGGTGGAACCTAGAGCTAAAATTGGTAGATAAGGCCTTACAGGCTCTCCACATAGTTCGTTGCCAGGAGTTCACCGGATACGAGCCCAAGATCAATGGTTTAGTACGTCATCGATTCAACGACTTCAACCTAGCCTTCTTTGACTTGGATAAAGAGA CTAGCTTTTCCCGTGGCCCACCGCTTAACAACAAAACGCCAACGCGTGAGTCGGTCGTGAGATCATGTGTCAATGTCGTTTCCTTGAAGGTAAGGGAATCAGATGTTGGCTTTCCGGTCGACATATTTGGCACCGTTGTTGCAAGGGACTCTGTGGACTACAGATGTGTCTATCTGTTTCGGCGTGAAAGGGACGATCCCCAACACATCAGCTCGCCA GATGATATGTTATCTTTGACAGATCCGTGTCGAGGGCTTGTCCCGGGAAGCAGTGTTTATTTTGAGATCGATTTAAAGATCAAGTGTGATGGTTGTGCGGACAAAGACTTTAGCAAAGGCATGGTAGAATTCGATTCGGTCCATCTTTGTGAAGGCAAGGTGACCATGACTCTTGGGCTAGGTAGTTGGCTGAGTTGGGTGGAGTTGTTATGTGCACAGGTCTACTGGCCTGTGGAAGCCACAATTGAAATAAATGTTTTGAAGGGGCCGTGCAATATCTCAAAGGTAGCTGCTTCGACTCCTGGAAACTTCAAGGATCATATCATTCTATACGAAGCAGCGGGTGGCCCGACGGTAATCGGTGACGGTGGCTCTGTTCCGTTGAATCGTCGTGTTGTTGCTGTCACACGGGAGCAGAAGCTGGCGCTCTTTATTGTGGGTGGCGATGCACTTGAACACCTTGCCCTCACTCTAGGTCATTCCCAAGAAATGGTCAATCGGAGGATGTGCTGTGCTGAAGTGGAGGTGAAAGTTGCCTGGACAGCTGTCCCTATAAGGAAGAGATCTAATATGATTAAGGTTGTGGCAAACCAGCGGCTATTGCTGTGA